actaatctgagaattacacaatccgctagaatattaactgccacgtggggtaccccgactagtatctgcatcaaaaagggacacagaagtaggggtgagtacaattcacatgtactcagtaggttttagctgactgagtataagtaattaatcaaacctatgaaataaactaaggaacgcttccacctgcatatagaaaaatcccacttcggcatcagtgccgccagtttatatatatagtggcacgaataaagtataataacaactcataatcacaattaatcaaataattcaagcagcacaaatgtcaatgcaatgcaatgcaatatgatgatgcaatgatgtggtggtacggtggaatcaagactgtcgcacagcctgtcgtatacacctgccgagctgtgctaccaagcaggacccatgggggtctcgcagaccatatacctcaatctcattatccttgccacctcctcgtggtcaagggatcacaatgcatccactaccctgccggaaaactgcctcggtcagggactcaagatacaaaggttaggatcacaatacatccactaccctgccggaaaactgcctcggtcagggactcaagatacaaaggttgggatcacaatgcatccactaccctgccggaaaactgcctcggtcagggactcaagatacaaaggtttaaaggtgtttcattttctttctcaaaaagaatttccatatttctcaacttcccatatttcatgatgtgatgaatgaggatgaatgcatcaaaacacatatgcatggaagtaataatcaactcacatgtggtataatgttcaaagttctcaaaacttaacctacacatgatattcaccctcaataaatagtaacgggaagaacacactttcatttaaatattcacccctttctcaacaatatttcaatactcaagtatgctcaaaacccccaactcaatctctcaggcggcatcacaagtcaaataatatactcaagcctctctcttaggcaaatcataattcacatgctctcaaagcaaataagataacaaataaggcccccacacgggctatgtaatacaaataaaccccgtcacggcaacacattaataaataagcctccacacggacatcacaatatatataacattctcaactcatactacaaccccatcccaaagtctataacatatgaatgactaattaccccatctcaatctcaaagaaagatagccaaacctacctcaattgccgaagccgcactcgaatacctccaccggacaagcaactctcgaattcagcgcccggaatgacaacccactatcaacaatgaaacatacacgtcacaaggagtccaatgacactcatattgataggtttcggaaccgggggtaaaatggtccaaaaattaactattttcgaaaagggtcaaatctggaaatttattgaacaatcccattctattggtaataaggaactcatggttgaaaaacccataaaaatagagctcaaaacgagttggaaatcacaattttccttaaattcggattagggaagaaacaaagatttttggggtttgaaactaaaatttaagagttaaaatcgtcaaaaatttaatgaaaaaagaaggttttaggtcaaaaatcacttacccaacactttgcctcaaaaatctcttctcaaatcacctcaaggagttcaagaactcaaacaaatgatgaaaaatattgaaatgggaagaaaggggcattttctgcccaaaaagttactgttcacgcgtgttactgttcacgcgtgttactgttcacgcgtgttttgtacaaatttacgaaaatcaccctcaaggtcattacaatatccaccactaaaaaggatgttcgtcctcgaacataagataaaataaagtacctggggtctcaaaaagctgagggtatcgagcctgcatatcagactctaactcccaagtcgcctcctcagtaggccgatgctgccactgcaccttgaccgaagcgacctccttggtcctgagtctacgaagccgcctatctagaataattgtcggctcctcctcataagtcaaatccggactcaactctaccgcatcataagaaatcacatgagactcatccggtatgtacttgcgaagcatggaaacatgaaacaccggatggacagctgacaatttagggggtaaggccaacttatacgccactccacctactctcctcaggatttcaaacgggccaacaaaccttgggctaagcttgcccttctttccgaacctcatcacacccttcatgggcgatattttaagccacacgcaatcacccaccatgaactctaagggacgaaccctcctatcagcataactcttctgacgactctgagctgtcaatagtcgaccctgaatcaaacgtactcgctccacagcatccctaagtaagtcagtatccaatgcatcaaccgcaacagaatcaaaccatccaatgggtgatcgacacctacgaccatacaatgcctcaaatggtgccatttgaatgctggagtgataactgttattataggcaaactctgctaagggcaagtgttggtcccatcgggcaccaaaatcaatcacacaggccctaagcatatcctccaacacctgaatagtctgttcagactgaccatcggtttggggatgaaatgctgaactcatctctagccgcgtacccaaaccacgctgtaatgccttccaaaagtgggaggtgaacactgaaacccgatctgatacaatagagataggcaccccatgcagcctaacaatctcacgaagatagatcctagctaactgatctgCATTATAGCTAGTCTttaccggaaggaaatgggctgatttggtcaatcgatccacaatcacccagacagagtcatacttacccaatgccatgggtaatccagacacgaagtccatagtgatacgctcccatttccactcaggaatgggcatcctttgcataggaccacccgatttctgatgctcatacttcacttgttggcaatttaaacacttagccacaaaatcaataatgtctctcttcatgccacaccattaatagtgttgtttcaagtcatgaaacatctttgccactcccgggtgaatcgaatacttggaacaatgagcctcctccaatatcatacgtacccattcactaaccttgggcacacaaatgcgaccattaatcctcaaaactccttccgaatcaagagaggctgattttgcttcaccacttaacactttgtctcgaatggccctcaacttttcatcttcaaactggtgtgtacgaatctggtccatcaaagtagacctagcctccaccaaggccaaaataccatgatgtgtagaaatatcaagtcggaccaactgtctagccaatgactgaacctccaatgccaaaggcctctccacagccttaagaaaggccaaactacccatgctagatgctttgcgactcagggcatccgctaccacattagcttttcccggatgataaagtatggtaatgtcatagtctttcaataactctaaccacctacgctgccgcatgttcagattcggctgagaaaagatatacttaaggctacggtggtcagtatagacctcgcaatgcactccatagagataatgcctccacaacttcagaacaaacaccaccgctgctaactctaagtcgtgggtaggatagttcttctcatgtaccttcaactgtcgagaagcataagctataactctacctttttgcatcaatacaccacccaaaccgactcccgaagcatcacaaaacacaataaatgccacgccctcctcgggtaaggctagaataggtgctgaagtcaataattccttgagcttttgaaagctcgcctcacactcatcagtccactgaaatgccacagtcttttgagttagcctagtcaatgggggctgcaatagaagagaatccttgaataaaccgacgatagtagcctgccaacccaataaaactccgaatctcggtaaccgaagtaggcctaacccaatcacgaaccgctgcaactttggctggatcaaccataataccatccttggtcactatatgacccaagaatgtcacggattcaagccaaaactcacatttggagaattttgcatacaacttctcctctctcaatctctgaaggactgtcctcaggtgcctaacatgatccgcctcattcttggaataaaccaagatgtcatcaataaacacgatcacaaacgagtccaaataaggtcgaaatacccggttcatcaactccataaaagcagccggagcattagtcaacccgaaggacataaccacaaactcataatgcccataacgagtcctgaatgcagtcttcgggatatcagattcccgaactctcaactgatggtaacccgacctcaaatcaatctttgataacaccgatgcaccttgaagctggtcaaataaatcatcaatgtgagggagaggatacttgttcttgatagtgactttgttcaactgtcgatagtcaatacacatcctcatagtaccatctttcttcttcacaaataaaaccggtgcaccccacggtgatacactaggtctaataaaccctttcttcaacaaatcttccaattgttctttcaactctttcaattctgtcggagccatccgataagaagaaatagagatgggtttagtgtcatgctccaaatcaatcacaaaatcgatatcacggtcaggaggaactcccggcaagtctgtaggaaatacatccataaactctctcaccaccctcgtagtctctatatgagatgactccgtggtgagatcacgtacatgagccaaataagacaaacaacccttatccatcaagcgacgagtacgaatataagatatcacccccttaggatacgaactcggattacccttccatactaagctaggtaaatcgggataagctaaggtcacggtctttgcataacaatctaatatagcatgataaggagataaccagtccatacccaatatcacatcaaaatcaagcatgtctagtaaaatcaagtctgcacgggtctctctacccgaaaatatcaccaaacatcccttgtatacccgatccactactaaagattcacctattggggtagaaatagtaataggcacaataagggactcactcacataatcaatacccacatcgaaataaatcgacacataagaataggtagaccctgggtcaaataatactgacgtaaaatgatggcaaaccagaacaatacatgtaataaccacatcagaggcctctgcctcaaatttacctagtatagcatagcataattaATGGTCACCCTTAGCTTGTGAACTACTACAACCACCACCTCGAGTACTCCATAAAGCACCTCAAACAACTAAAACTGGTGTATTGCAGACAACTTGTGACCCTGgctaaatagaagaagaatcacaTATTTGCCCCTTATTCAAACTCACCATCACAAAACAACCTAAGTAAActactcccaactcatcataggaggacCAACAGGTCTATGAGCAAGAAcagacctctatcacttcttagcCATTCCCgcaattataaaaagaaataagacattccatgtgccttcaagatacccaattttgaacaacctgtcctgaCACTTGGTCAAAAAGATATAAGCCTTCTCAACAGTGATAACCTCAAACTTGGGAGACAATACCCTGACGAATCTCTCCAAATCTCTTTTGCTCCTAAGTAAACATAGCAACGCTAGAAGACATAGGTGGAACCACAGATCTCAAAGGAATCCAAAGTGGGCTAAttagatatctaaaatttg
This Solanum dulcamara chromosome 1, daSolDulc1.2, whole genome shotgun sequence DNA region includes the following protein-coding sequences:
- the LOC129893466 gene encoding uncharacterized protein LOC129893466, producing the protein MQITPIGWFDSVAVDALDTDLLRDAVERVRLIQGRLLTAQSRQKSYADRRVRPLEFMVGDCVWLKISPMKGVMRFGKKGKLSPRFVGPFEILRRVGGVAYKLALPPKLSAVHPVFHVSMLRKYIPDESHVISYDAVELSPDLTYEEEPTIILDRRLRRLRTKEVASVKVQWQHRPTEEATWELESDMQARYPQLFETPGTLFYLMFEDEHPF